One Candidatus Poribacteria bacterium genomic region harbors:
- a CDS encoding prepilin peptidase, whose protein sequence is MIAMSLLIFALGLAIGSFLNVCIYRLPQGLSIHSPRRSFCPECRTPIRFYDNIPVLSYLFLKGRCRHCETRISRVYPLVELMTGILFLFSLYRFGPTLALLHSCLFISLLIPITWIDARWYIIPNAIILVGLITGTAVTLLIALTRHDPDYLIDHLIGAVAGGAAMALIAVVGTFLFRKKAMGGGDIKLMILIGLFLGGWPHLLVVIMASAFTGSIIGLSLVALGKKSGGGSRIPYGPFLVIGATLDLFWGNEIWGWYLRLIGWQ, encoded by the coding sequence ATGATAGCGATGTCCCTCCTCATCTTTGCGCTCGGATTGGCGATTGGCAGTTTTTTGAATGTGTGCATCTACCGCCTCCCCCAAGGACTATCTATTCATTCCCCACGCCGATCCTTTTGCCCCGAATGCCGGACACCAATTCGCTTCTACGATAACATCCCAGTCCTGAGCTACCTCTTCCTAAAAGGACGTTGCCGACACTGCGAAACGAGAATATCAAGGGTTTACCCACTAGTTGAACTGATGACAGGTATACTGTTTCTGTTCTCGCTGTATCGGTTCGGACCAACGCTCGCGCTCTTGCACAGTTGCTTGTTCATCAGTTTATTGATACCTATCACTTGGATTGATGCGCGATGGTACATCATTCCGAATGCCATTATCCTTGTCGGATTGATTACTGGCACGGCAGTGACTCTCCTCATTGCGTTGACCCGTCACGATCCGGACTATCTGATTGATCACCTCATCGGAGCAGTAGCGGGTGGTGCCGCAATGGCATTAATTGCGGTTGTGGGAACGTTTCTTTTTCGCAAAAAAGCGATGGGCGGTGGAGACATCAAATTGATGATCCTCATTGGGTTGTTTCTGGGAGGGTGGCCCCATTTGTTGGTTGTAATCATGGCTTCCGCTTTTACAGGCTCAATCATTGGATTGTCCCTTGTCGCGCTCGGAAAAAAAAGTGGGGGCGGGAGTCGAATACCTTACGGTCCTTTTCTCGTAATTGGTGCAACCCTGGATCTGTTTTGGGGAAATGAAATTTGGGGCTGGTATTTAAGGCTCATTGGTTGGCAATAG